The Pirellulales bacterium genome includes a window with the following:
- a CDS encoding tetratricopeptide repeat protein, which translates to MIQHIARTISHSHAAEALFLAALVCLASSSGCGSLHAQGQNAEGVRLHQQGYYQQSLQRFQQAVYSDPNNADAYYNLAATYHRMGKLSSNRTELDQAENYYNQCLDHSPDHAACYRGLAILLVEENRSEEAFRLLNGWAGRSPTNPDPKIELARLYEEFGDKTAAEHQLVEALTNNPYNARALAALGKLHEQSGDYTQALSVYQRSLWHDHMQPEVAARVAALQSALGPQPMVTPTTPTNSSLRRY; encoded by the coding sequence ATGATCCAACACATTGCTCGTACTATTTCGCACTCGCACGCGGCCGAGGCCCTGTTCCTCGCGGCGCTCGTTTGCCTGGCCTCGTCGTCGGGCTGCGGTTCGCTCCACGCACAGGGGCAGAATGCCGAAGGCGTGCGTCTGCACCAGCAGGGCTATTACCAACAATCGCTGCAGCGCTTCCAACAAGCGGTCTACAGCGATCCAAATAATGCCGACGCGTACTACAACCTGGCGGCTACCTACCACCGCATGGGCAAGCTGTCGAGCAATCGCACCGAGCTCGATCAGGCCGAAAATTATTACAACCAGTGCCTCGATCACTCCCCCGACCATGCCGCGTGCTACCGCGGTCTGGCGATTCTGCTGGTCGAGGAGAACCGCTCGGAAGAGGCCTTCCGGCTGCTGAACGGCTGGGCGGGACGTTCGCCGACGAACCCCGATCCGAAGATCGAGCTGGCGCGTCTCTACGAAGAGTTTGGCGACAAAACCGCCGCCGAGCATCAACTGGTCGAGGCGCTGACGAACAACCCCTACAACGCTCGGGCCCTGGCGGCGCTCGGCAAGCTGCACGAGCAGTCGGGCGACTACACGCAGGCCCTGTCGGTGTATCAGCGCTCGCTCTGGCACGACCACATGCAGCCCGAGGTCGCCGCACGCGTGGCGGCGCTGCAGTCGGCCCTGGGCCCTCAGCCCATGGTCACGCCCACCACGCCGACGAATAGCTCGCTGCGCCGCTACTAA